The following coding sequences lie in one Leptospira saintgironsiae genomic window:
- a CDS encoding LIC11435 family protein — protein MLSRRSQKSTTIAALLVGFLLFSLPIFAKEEGVKLEWKPIPDAGGYQVEIKDSRGKITKEKTNGSQIQIELPPGAYEHRIGVLNKYGRVSVFSAWIPFEVILSQKPEVIAAEKSKFLSKDMPETFEIKGKHFTEATKVILKDSKGNEIPVKSIDIKNSETMVVTIDKKKSPEGAVSLRLENPRNKSTERENYFLVAETEDELAALDSKSSYSGSSGPSIFDFGAAARSAVLPGWGQYYQKKSTFRTAIFPSLIFVAGGYAVARGSSYLSATHELDAARQSNILYNSAFLQSGNPALFNLALYNYTQISPKYSHAVGEYNQLGVALGVLGFFYLINVFDAGFFPGPKQVKVEGTDTPVTVSPILRNARESDRAATFASGNSYLLQQRMELGVEFAW, from the coding sequence ATGTTGAGTAGAAGATCCCAAAAATCTACGACGATTGCGGCTCTTTTAGTCGGATTCCTTTTATTCTCTCTTCCAATTTTTGCAAAGGAAGAAGGTGTCAAACTAGAATGGAAACCTATTCCTGATGCAGGCGGTTACCAAGTAGAGATCAAAGATTCTCGCGGAAAAATCACAAAAGAAAAAACTAACGGATCACAGATCCAAATAGAATTACCTCCTGGAGCTTACGAGCATAGGATAGGTGTATTGAATAAATATGGAAGAGTTTCAGTCTTCTCCGCATGGATCCCATTCGAAGTTATACTTTCCCAAAAACCTGAAGTGATCGCTGCTGAAAAAAGTAAGTTTTTAAGCAAAGACATGCCAGAAACTTTCGAGATCAAGGGTAAACATTTTACAGAAGCAACAAAAGTAATATTAAAAGATTCTAAAGGGAATGAGATCCCTGTTAAGTCTATAGATATCAAAAATTCGGAAACTATGGTTGTTACCATTGATAAGAAGAAGTCTCCGGAAGGTGCAGTTTCTTTACGTTTAGAAAATCCGCGTAACAAGTCTACGGAAAGGGAAAATTATTTCTTAGTAGCAGAAACCGAAGATGAATTAGCCGCCTTAGATTCCAAGTCCTCTTACTCAGGATCTTCTGGGCCTTCTATCTTTGATTTTGGAGCTGCAGCAAGATCAGCAGTTCTTCCTGGCTGGGGACAATATTACCAAAAAAAATCCACATTCAGAACTGCGATTTTCCCTAGTTTGATCTTTGTAGCAGGTGGTTATGCTGTCGCAAGAGGAAGTTCCTATCTAAGTGCAACTCATGAATTGGATGCAGCAAGACAGAGTAATATTCTGTACAACTCGGCATTCTTGCAATCAGGGAACCCTGCACTATTCAACCTTGCATTATATAATTATACCCAGATCTCCCCTAAATATTCTCATGCTGTAGGAGAATATAACCAGTTAGGAGTAGCATTAGGTGTATTAGGATTCTTTTATCTAATCAATGTGTTCGACGCAGGATTTTTCCCAGGACCTAAACAAGTAAAGGTAGAAGGAACAGATACTCCTGTAACAGTCTCTCCTATCCTCAGAAACGCGAGAGAGTCTGATAGAGCAGCGACATTTGCTTCCGGAAATTCTTATCTTCTTCAACAAAGAATGGAATTAGGAGTGGAATTCGCATGGTAA